The genomic window CCTGCGCGCCGAGCCCCAGGCCCACTTCCTGGGACAGCGAGTTGGGCGTGCAGATGAAGGTGGAGGCGGCGTAGAACAGCCGGCCGACCGGGTTCTGGTTGTCCTCCAGGTGGTCGTTGGCGAAGGGTTCCACCAGCAGCACCGTGCCGTCCGGTTTCAGCGCCTGGCGCGCGTGCTGCGCGGCGCCTACCGGGTCGCCCATGTCGTGCAGGCAGTCGAAGAAGCAGATCAGATCGTACGCGTTGCCGGGGTAGTCCTTGGCGCTGGCGCGCTGGAAGCGGGCGCGCGTGGCGACCTCGGCCTGGTCGGCGCGCTGGTTAGCCACATCGATGGACGGTTGGTGGTAGTCGAAGCCGACGAAATTCGAGGCCGGGAAGGACTGCGCCATGACGATGGTGGAGGCGCCGTGGCCGCACCCGACGTCCGCCACCTGGGCGCCGCGTTCGAGCTTGCCGACCACCTCGTCCAGCGCCGGCAGCCACTCGGCCACCAGGTGGGCACGGTAGCCGGGGCGGAAGAATTTCTCGGTGCCGGAGAACATGCAGGGGTGGTGGTCGCCCCAGGCCAGGCCGCCGTCACCACGCATGGCGGCGACCAGCTTGTCCTTGTCGTGGTAGAGCGCGGCGACGACCGAGGCGCCGCCGGCGACGTAGACCGGCGAGTCCTCGATGGCCAGCGCCATGGCCTGTTCTTCGGGCAGGCGGAAGGTGCCGTCCTGGTGCTCCATGTAGCCGGAGGCGGCGTGGGCGCTGAGCCATTCGCGCAGCAGGCGGGCGTTGCAGCCGCTGCGCTCGGCCAGTTGCGCCGGGCTGAGCCAGTGGCCATCGGCCATGGCTTTGTAGAGGCCCAGTTCCTCGCCCAGGATGATGTTGGCGAGCATTGCCGCGCCACCCATGTCGGTGACCAGCTTGCCCATGAACTCGTTGAGTCTGGCTTCGTCCATCGCGCGAGCTCCCGTACGCAGCCGCAGGCGAGCCCCGCGGCAATCGAGGAAGGAAGGCGGCAGGCGGCAGTGCCGGCTGCCGCGACGGGCGCCGGCCAACGGCGGGCACAGGACGCTGCAGGCGCAACGGCGGCTCCCATGCGGGACTGTTGCGCGAAGGCCGGCAGGTGGGGCTGCCGGCGTAACCTTTCCATTCTACGGCGCTGGATTCGCCCCGGCGTCATCGCCGACTTGCGGTGCTGCCGTGTCCTCGGTGCGCGCCACCTGCGGCCGCTGCAGGATGAGGTTCTGCGGCGTGCTCAGGCTGATGCCGGCCTCGCGCAGGCCGCTGAAGATGGTGAACAGCAGGTCGCTCTTGGTCGAATACACCGCGCGCGGGCTGCTGACGTTGCCCGAAGCCGCCAGGGTCAGCCCGGTGGCGCTCAGGTCCTTGAAGGTCACCGACGGGGCGGGCGTCTCGACGATGTTCTCGTGTTCGGTATAGGCCTTGAGCATCAGCTCGCGGACCCTCTGCACGTCGGTGTCCAGCGGCAGCGTGAGGTTGATGCCGACCACGCCCAGAGCGCTGCCCATGGTCACGTTGCGCACGTTCTGCGAGATGAACTGCGAGTTGGGCACGATCACCGTGGACTGGTCGGACATCTGGATTTCCGTGGCGCGCACGTTGATCCGCCGGATGTCGCCCTCCACGCCGCCGGTCAGGCTGACCCAGTCGCCGACCTTCACCGGGCGTTCGGTGAGCAGGATCAGGCCGGAGATGAAGTTCTGCACGATGGCCTGCAGGCCGAAACCGATGCCCACCGACAGGGCGCTGACCACCCAGGTCAGGCTGGTGAGGTTGATGCGCAGCGCCGAGAGCACCAGCAACACCAGGATGACCATGCCGATGTAACCCACCAGGGTCACCAGCGAGGCGCGCATGCCGGCGTCCATGTTGGTTTCCGGCAGCAGCTCGTCGGCCAGCCAGCGCTTGAGCAGGCGCAGGCCGAACAGCCCGGCGGCGAGGGTGCCCAGGGCCAGCAGGATGTCCTGCGGGACGATGTTCAGGCGGCCCAGGGATTGGCCGCTCTCCACCAGTTGCACCAGCCCCTGGAGCAACTCGCCGGGGCTGGTGCCGGAGGTGGAGAAGGCGATCAGCAGGGTCGACAACACCAGCAGCGTGCGCCCGGCGCCGGTCAGCAGGGTGGCGAACTGTGCCTGGTGGCGCGGGTCGACGCCGAGGTTCTGCGCCAGCCGTTCGCCGATGGGTTGGCGCGGCGACAGCAGCACTTCGCAGAGGTCGACGAACAGCGTCGTCAGCAGGTAGCCGGTGGCGCACACCACGCTGGCCCAGAGCAGCTTGCCGGCGAAGAAGTAGGCCAGCGACAGGTAGCCGGTGACCAGCGCCAGGACGATCAGCAGCACGGTCACCAGCATCGCCAGCACGAGGATGCCCGCCAGCGCGGACGTCTCATGCCCTTCGGCTTCACGGCGGGCGCGGCGGTAGCGATACAGCGCGATGCCGTACAGCACGGCGGTCGCCAGGGCGGTGATGCCGTTGACCGCCACGGTCAGCGCGAGGCTGGCGCCGCTGGCGCTGTTGATGCGGTCGAGGGTGCCCAGCACCAGCAGCAGCCAGGCCATCAGCCAGGGGAAGGGGGACAGGGCGGTGGCCACCGGGTCGGGCAGGTCGGGCAGGCGCCAGGACGGGCGCTGCACGGCGAGCAGTGCGCGGCCAAGGCCGGCGGTGAAGGTGCAGAAGATCACCAGCGAGAGCATCTGGTCGCCCAGGTTGGCCATGTTGCCGCTGAGCTGCTCGTGCCAGTTCATGCCCTCGTGGATCACCGTGGCGCCGCCGCCGAGGGTGAGGATGGTGGCCAGGCTGACCGCCACCGCCAGGGCGCTGCGGCGCAGGCGGCCGACCGGAATCCAGCGGATCATCGCCTTGGTCAGCAGTTGTTCGAGCAGGCGCCGGCCGGGAATCCACAGCATCACCGCGACCAGCAGGCTGGCAACGAAGGGCCAGCGGTGCTCCGGTTGCCAGGTGGTGGCGAAGGCGCTGCCGATCTGCGCGCGCATGGACTGCAGGCGCGTCAGGTCATCGTCGGTGGGGCGGATCAGGGTCGACCAGAAGCGCGGGCTCAGCGGCGGCGGGTAGCGCGTGGCGATCTGCGAGTTGAACTGGCTGCGGCGCAGGTTGACGATCTGTGCGGCGAGGTCCTGGGCGTCCTTGTCCAGCTGGTTGGCGCGCGCCAACTGTTTCTGCAGGTCCTTTTGCGCATCCGTCAGGTCGTTGCGCTGCTTGCTCAGGCTCTGTGCCTCGTTGGGCGTCGCCGGGCCGAGCACCTTGAGCTGGTCTTCGGTGCGCGACAGCGCCGCGCCGATGTCGGTGGCGTTCTGCTCCGCGCGGGCCTGCACGGCCAGCGCCGACTGCCGCAGGTTGGAGAGCAGGCCATCGTCGCTGTCGGCGGAGACGCGCTGGCGGATCAGCTCCAGGCGGGCGCTGAGTTGGTCGACGCCGGCGTCCTCGGGCAGCTCCGGCAACTGGATGGTATCGCCGGCCTGGACGTCGGTCGGCTCGTCCGCCAGCACGGCGCCGGCGCCGGCCAGCGACAAGGTCAGCATCAGCAGCACGCGGCTGCAGGCGCGTACGAAGGTTTCCCGCATGTTCCCCCATCCTGTGGTCAAAACGCGTGTCGGTGTTCGACCGGCCGTTGGCCGGGACAATTCCCTGGAGCATAGCGCCGCGTCGTTCGGCCCTGGTGACGCCGTGCGGCCAATCACAGCATGCAGATGGTTAAGGGTCACAAATTCTGGCCATATCGATCCCCTTTTGGCCGCTTCCGCTGTTTTGCCGCGCGTGTTCGCTGGGCAGAATTCCATCACCGGACAACAAGAATCCTTCAGAGGGTACTCCCATGCTTACCGTGTACAGCGATGATCACCGCCTGCATTTCGGCCAGTCCGAACTGGTCGATGGCAAACTCCAGCCCTGCTTCGAAATGCCCAGCCGCGCGGACACCGTGCTGGCCCGCGTGAAGTCGCAGAACCTGGGCGAGATCATCGCCCCGAAGGACTTCGGCCTCGATCCGATCCTGCGCACGCACAACACCCGCTACGTCGAATTCCTCAAGGGCGCCTGGGCCCGCTGGGCGGCCGAAGGCCACACCGGCGACCTGGTTTCCACCACGTTCCCGGGTCGCCGCCTGCGCCGTGACGGCCCCATCCCGACCGCCCTGATGGGTGAGCTGGGCCATTACAGCTTCGACACCGAGGCGCCGATCACCGCCGGCACCTGGCAGGCCGTGTACAGCTCGGCCCAGGTCGCGCTGACTGCCCAGGACCACATGCGCCAGGGCGCCAACATGGCCTTCGGCCTGTGCCGTCCGCCGGGCCACCACGCCGGCAGCGACTTCATGGGCGGCTACTGCTTCCTGAACAACGCCGCCATCGTCAGCCAGGCCTTCCTCGACCAGGGCGCCAAGCGCGTGGCCATCCTCGACGTGGACTACCACCACGGCAACGGCACCCAGGATATCTTCTACCGCCGCAACGACGTGCTGTTCGCCTCGATCCACGGCGACCCGCTGGTGGAGTACCCGTACTTCCTCGGCCACGCCGACGAACATGGCGAAGGCGCCGGCGAAGGCTACAACCACAACTACCCGCTGGCCCACGGCACCGGCTGGGATGGCTGGTCCGCCGCGCTGGAAGATGCCTGCCGGAAGATTTCCGCCTACGCGCCGGACGCGGTGGTTGTCTCCCTGGGTGTGGATACGTATAAGGACGACCCGATTTCGCAGTTCAAGCTGGACAGCCCGGACTACCTGAAGATGGGCGCGCGCATCGCCGCCATGGGCATTCCGACCCTGTTCATCATGGAGGGCGGTTACGCGGTGGAGGCCATCGGTGTCAACGCGGTGAACGTGCTGCAGGGCTACGAAGGCGCTGCACGCTGATAAGACGAATCGGGCGGATGAGAATCCGCCCGTTTGCTTTTCATTGCTCGCAACCTTTTGCGCGAGCGCATCCAGCTGGGGAAGGACATGAACAAGAAAACCGCGCTGCGCGGCCTGCTCGCCGCCGCCACTCTCGTCACGGCCAGCGTTGCCAGCGCCGAGCCGCAAGTGCGCATCTACAACTGGTTCGACTACATCGGCCCGGACACCCTCAAGGGCTTCCAGGGCGAGACCGGCATCAAGCCGCAATACGACGTCTACGACAGCAACGAAGTGCTGGAAGCCAAGCTGCTGTCCGGCCATTCGGGCTATGACGTGGTCGTGCCCAGCGACAGCTTCCTCCCCAACTACCTCAAGGCCGGCGTGTTCCAGCCCCTGGACAAGAGCAAGCTGCCGAACTGGAAGAACCTCAACCCGGCGCTGCTCAAGGTGCTGGAGAGCAAGGACCCGGGCAACCAGTACGTGATGCCCTACATGTGGGGCACCAACGGCATCGCCTACAACGTCGACAAGGTCAAGGCGGTGCTCGGCGACAACGCGCCGGTGGACTCCTGGGACCTGGTGTTCAAGCCGGAGAACCTCGCCAAGCTCAAATCCTGTGGCGTGGCCTTCCTCGACTCGCCCACCGAGGTGATCCCGCAGGTCCTGCATTACCTGGGCCTGTCGCCCAACAGCCGCAACCCGGACGACTACAAGAAGGCCGAGGAACTGCTGGCCAGGCTGCGCCCGAACATCACCTACTTCAGCTCCTCGAAGTTCGTCACCGACCTGGCCAATGGCGACGTCTGCGTGGCCCTGGCCTGGTCCGGCGGCGCCATGCAGGCGGCCAACCGCGCCAAGGAAGCGGGCAACGGCATCCACATCGAATACCGCATTCCCAAGGAAGGCGCCGCCGCCTGGTTCGACGTGCTGGCGATTCCGAAGGACTCGAAGAACGTCGAGCAGGCCCACGCCTTCCTCAACTACCTGCTGCGCCCGGAAGTGGTCGCGCCGATCTCCGACTACGTTGCCTACGCCAACCCCAACCAGGCGGCGGACGTGCTGATCTCCAAGGACCTGCACGACAACCCCAACGTCTACCCGCCGGCGGACGTGCAGGCCAAGCTGTACTCGGTGGAGATGCTGCCGCCGAAGCTGGAGCGCATCCGCACCCGCACCTGGACCCAGGTGAAATCCGGGAAGTGATGTCGCTGGCAACTGGCTGAGCAGCGGATTTCCGTTGGCGGCCGGCTGGCGTGAACTGGCATGATCGGCGGACTTTCTTCGAGGAAGTCCGCCGATTGTCCTTTCGACTTCCCGCTTTTTTTTCAACTGCCGAGCTTTGCCATGAACTCCCACAGCAACATCGTCGAGCGCAAGGGCGCCGACGCCTTCGCCATCCAGGTCATGACCGGCCTGTGCGTCATCTGGGGCATCCAGCAAGTGGTGGTGAAGCTGGCCGCGCCGGACATCGCGCCGATCATGCAGGCCTTCGGTCGCAACCTGGTGGCCGCCGTGGTGGTGGGGCTGCTGATGTGCTGGCGCGGCGGCTGGGAAGGCTTCCTGCGCCAGGGCACGCTCAAGGGCGGGCTGCTGGCGGGCGTGCTGTTCGCCGCCGAGTTCTTCTTCATCGCCCAGGGGCTGGTCTACACCTCGGCCTCGCACATGGCCGTGTTCATCTACACGGCGCCGATCTTCTCCGCGCTGGCGTTGCACTTCCTGCTGCCCAGCGAGCGCCTGCGGCCGCTGCAGTGGCTTGGCATCGGCGTGTGCTTCGCGGGGATCGCCCTGTGCTTCGGCGGTGGCTTCGACCTCGCCAGCATGGACAGCCGCATGCTGCTGGGCGATGCCTTCGGCGTGCTGGCCGGGTTCTCCTGGGGCATGACTACGGTCGCGGTGCGCACCACCCGGCTGTCCGAGGCGAAACCGATCCTGACGCTGTTCTACCAGCTGCTGATCGCCGCGCTGCTGTTGCCCTTCGCCGCCCTGGCGCTGGGCAAGACAGGCGACGTGAGCTTCACCGCCATCGGCGTGGGCAGCGTGCTGTTCCAGGGGCTGGTGGTGTCGTTCTTCAGCTACTTCACCTGGTTCTGGCTGCTGCGCCGCTACCTGGCATCGAACCTCGCGGTGTTTTCCTTCATGACGCCGATGTTCGGCATCGCCTTCGGCGTGCTGATTCTCGGCGAGCCGCTGACCCTGAACTTCGTCGCCGGCGCCGTGCTGGTGCTGGCGGGCATCACCCTGGTGAGCAGCGAACAGTGGATCCGGCGGATGCTTCGCCGCTGAGTGCGGATGTGCCGCGCTCTTGATTCAGGTCAGGCGCTGCGGCGAGGGAAGGCGATAGTCTTTGTTTCAAGGAGTGAGTGGCACGGGCGGAGAGTGGGACGCCGGGCTATTCTTCCTAGGGCGGCCCATGGTGGTAACGGGCCGCCCGACCTGAATTCGAACGAGGAGGCATTCCATGAAAGTCTGGCTGCAAAGCGTTGCGTGGAAACTCGGTGTCGCGCTCGGCCTGATCGAGCCTCCACGTCTGCAACCCATCCCCATCCGCAGCGACGAACAGCGTCGCCTGATGGAGCAACGCCGGCGCTACTGATGACGCCCGCGTTACCGCAAAAGGAAAACCCGCCAGCTGGCGGGTTTTTTCTTGCCTGTCATTCGTGGGCCTTGAACCAGTCGTCGATCATGGTTTTCAGCCGCTCCCCGGAAAAGCTCGGGAAATGCCCGCCGTGCACGGTACGCACCGGCAGCGCGCGCAGGCGCGCCAGGCTGGTGGCGTAGTCGTCGAGATTGGAGTGGTAGGCATCCTCGATCAGCGGGCCGTCGTAGATGATGTCGCCGGAGAACAGCGTCTGCGTCTTCTCTTCCCACAGGCTGATGCCGCCCGGCGAATGGCCGGGGGTGTGCAGCACCTGCAGGGTGCGGTCGCCCAGGTCGAGCACGTCGCCTTCCTCGATGGTGCGGGTCGCCGGCGCGGCCTTGACGCGGTATTCGGCGTAGCACAGCGGGCAGTCCGGATGGGCGTCGAACATCTCGTCGCCGACGAAGGCCGTGGCCAGGGTGCGCTCGCCGTCGGGGCGGGCGAGGATGTCGGCTTCGGCCGGGTGCACCAGGCGCTCGTCGAACTCGTGGTGGCCGGCGATGTGGTCGAAGTGGGTGTGGCTGGCCACCGCCAGCAGCGGGCGGTCGGTGAGCCAGGGCAACTGTTCGCGCAGGCTGACCAGCCCCGAGCCGCTGTCCACCAGCACGTCGCGCTCGCGGCCCTGGATGTGCCACATGTTGCAGCGGTAGAAGGGGCGGACGTAGGGCTCGTGGATCAGGCTGACGCCGTCGTAGCAGTGTCGGACTTCGAACCAGCGGTCGCGGGTGACGATCTTCATTTATTCGCGCCTTGTCGTGCTGAGCGTAGGGTGTGCAACGGGTAGCGGTTGTACCCCGGTACAACCTGCCATTCATTGGCGCCAGGGCCAAGCCCGGAGTATCGGAGCTCTTCGTAGGAGCGAGCTTGCTCGCGAACAATCCCGAGCTGGGCGGTTCGCGAGCAAGCTCGCTCCTACAGGCTGACGGGTTTATGGCTGTGCTGCGGGGGCTTTGCTCCCTCTCCCTAACCCTCTCCCTGAAGGGAGAGGGGATCGACCGGAGCGCTCGGATAATCCGGAGCCAGCCGGTGAGCACCGTTCTTCCGAATGGCACGGGCAAGCTCCCTCTCTCTTCAGGGAGAGGGCGGGGGAGAGGGTGCCGAGCACTTGCTCCGTTATCTCCGACTGAATAAGCCCGAACTGGGCCGTTCGCGAGCAAGCTCGCTCCTACAGGGAGGGTGTTACGGCGCGAACGGCGCCGCTTCCATCACTTCCACGATCAGCGGGCGGTCGCTCGGCGCGGTGCGCAGCAGTTCCTGCAGGTGAGCGTGATCGCGGGCGCGTTCGGCGGCGCAGCCGAAGCCGCGGGCGATGGCGAGGAAGTCCGGGGTGTAGATATCCACGCCCAGCGGGGTGATGTCGCGGCGTTCCATGTAGCGCTTGATCTCGCCGTAGCCGTAGTTGTTCCACAGCAGGACGATGATGCCGACCTTGGCTTCCACGGCGCTGGCCAGTTCGGTCATGGTGAACTGCAGGCCGCCATCGCCCATCAGGCTGATCACCGGGCGGCCCGGCTCGCCGAGCTTGGCGCCGATGGCCGCCGGCAGGCCGTAGCCCAGGGTGCCGTAGCCGGTGGAGGCGTTGAACCAGCGGCGGCCGCCGTCCAGCTCTACCAGGTGGTTGCCGCTGTAGACGGTCTGGGTCGAGTCGCCGACGAAGCGGGCATCGGGCAGCACGTCGAGGATGGTGTCGAACAGGGTGCGGTAGTGCGCCCAGCCGCTGAAGTCCTCGGCCAGCTGCGCACGCACCTTGGCCGCGCGCTGGGCGCCGGGGCTGGCGGCGTCGGCCTCGCGGGCCGGCAGCAGTTCCAGCAGGGCGCGCATGGCGGTGCGGGCGTCGGCCTGGATGGCGATGCTCGGGGCGAAATTGCGCATCAGCTGCTGCGGGTCGATGTCGATGCGGATCAGCTCGCCGCCGATCTTGAAGTTGCCGTCGAACACCACGTCGTAGTCGGTTTCGCCCAGCTCGGTGCCGATGGCCAGTACCACGTCGGCTTCCAGCGCCAGTTCACGGACCGGAACCAGCGACTGGTTGCTGCCGACCAGCAGCGGATGGTCCGGTTGCAGGAGGCCCTTGGCGTTGATGGTCTGCGCGGTCGGCGCGTCCAGGGCAATGGCCAGCGCGCGGGCTTCGGCCTGGGCGGCGACGCAGCCGCCACCGAGCAGCAGCAGCGGCTTCTGTGCCTTGGCCAGCTTGGCGGCGGCTTCGTGCAGCGGCGAGCGGGCCGGGGCAGGGCGGGCCAGCTGTACGCGCGGCAGCACCTGCAGGTGGTCGGCCGGGGCGGTGATGATGTCCAGCGGCAGCTCGATGTGCACGGGGCGCGGGCGCTCGCTGTCGAACACGGCGAAGGCGCGGGCCAGCACGGCCGGCAGTTCCTCGACGCTCATCAGGGTGTGGCTGAAGGCGCTGACGCCGGCGACCATGGCGCGCTGGTTGGGCAGCTCGTGCAGGTAGCCGTTGCCGTGGGCCAGGCGCGAGCGCTCGTTGACGCTGGAGATCACCAGCATGGGGATGGAGTCGGCGTAGGCCTGGCCCATGGCGGTGAGGATGTTGGTCATGCCCGGGCCGGTGATGATGAAGCAGGTGCCCGGCTTGCCGGTGACACGCGCGTAGCCGTCGGCCATGAAGCCGGCGCCCTGTTCGTGGCGCGGGGTGATGTGGCGGATGCCGCTGTGGGGCAGGCCGCGGTACAGCTCGACGGTGTGTACGCCGGGGATGCCGAAGACGGTATCGACGCCCCAGGCTTCGAGTTGCTTGACGAGGAATTCGCCGCAGGTGGTCATGGCAGTTCCTTAAAGATTCGCAGGTAAGTCGTGATCATCATGCAAAAGGGCGCGGAGATCAGCTCGCCGCGCCCTTTTGCCCAGCGTGGTTTCTTATCAGGCCGCTTCGGCTACCGCCGCGGGGCGGGGCGACAGCAGGCTGACGACGATGAAGCTGACCAGGCCGATGGCCAGGCTGTAGTAGATCGGGGTGTTGGCATCGAAGCCGTCCTTG from Pseudomonas sp. GCEP-101 includes these protein-coding regions:
- a CDS encoding class I SAM-dependent methyltransferase, encoding MDEARLNEFMGKLVTDMGGAAMLANIILGEELGLYKAMADGHWLSPAQLAERSGCNARLLREWLSAHAASGYMEHQDGTFRLPEEQAMALAIEDSPVYVAGGASVVAALYHDKDKLVAAMRGDGGLAWGDHHPCMFSGTEKFFRPGYRAHLVAEWLPALDEVVGKLERGAQVADVGCGHGASTIVMAQSFPASNFVGFDYHQPSIDVANQRADQAEVATRARFQRASAKDYPGNAYDLICFFDCLHDMGDPVGAAQHARQALKPDGTVLLVEPFANDHLEDNQNPVGRLFYAASTFICTPNSLSQEVGLGLGAQAGEARLRQVFEEAGFSRFRRAAQTPFNLILEARP
- a CDS encoding DUF3772 domain-containing protein, producing MRETFVRACSRVLLMLTLSLAGAGAVLADEPTDVQAGDTIQLPELPEDAGVDQLSARLELIRQRVSADSDDGLLSNLRQSALAVQARAEQNATDIGAALSRTEDQLKVLGPATPNEAQSLSKQRNDLTDAQKDLQKQLARANQLDKDAQDLAAQIVNLRRSQFNSQIATRYPPPLSPRFWSTLIRPTDDDLTRLQSMRAQIGSAFATTWQPEHRWPFVASLLVAVMLWIPGRRLLEQLLTKAMIRWIPVGRLRRSALAVAVSLATILTLGGGATVIHEGMNWHEQLSGNMANLGDQMLSLVIFCTFTAGLGRALLAVQRPSWRLPDLPDPVATALSPFPWLMAWLLLVLGTLDRINSASGASLALTVAVNGITALATAVLYGIALYRYRRARREAEGHETSALAGILVLAMLVTVLLIVLALVTGYLSLAYFFAGKLLWASVVCATGYLLTTLFVDLCEVLLSPRQPIGERLAQNLGVDPRHQAQFATLLTGAGRTLLVLSTLLIAFSTSGTSPGELLQGLVQLVESGQSLGRLNIVPQDILLALGTLAAGLFGLRLLKRWLADELLPETNMDAGMRASLVTLVGYIGMVILVLLVLSALRINLTSLTWVVSALSVGIGFGLQAIVQNFISGLILLTERPVKVGDWVSLTGGVEGDIRRINVRATEIQMSDQSTVIVPNSQFISQNVRNVTMGSALGVVGINLTLPLDTDVQRVRELMLKAYTEHENIVETPAPSVTFKDLSATGLTLAASGNVSSPRAVYSTKSDLLFTIFSGLREAGISLSTPQNLILQRPQVARTEDTAAPQVGDDAGANPAP
- a CDS encoding histone deacetylase family protein codes for the protein MLTVYSDDHRLHFGQSELVDGKLQPCFEMPSRADTVLARVKSQNLGEIIAPKDFGLDPILRTHNTRYVEFLKGAWARWAAEGHTGDLVSTTFPGRRLRRDGPIPTALMGELGHYSFDTEAPITAGTWQAVYSSAQVALTAQDHMRQGANMAFGLCRPPGHHAGSDFMGGYCFLNNAAIVSQAFLDQGAKRVAILDVDYHHGNGTQDIFYRRNDVLFASIHGDPLVEYPYFLGHADEHGEGAGEGYNHNYPLAHGTGWDGWSAALEDACRKISAYAPDAVVVSLGVDTYKDDPISQFKLDSPDYLKMGARIAAMGIPTLFIMEGGYAVEAIGVNAVNVLQGYEGAAR
- a CDS encoding extracellular solute-binding protein yields the protein MNKKTALRGLLAAATLVTASVASAEPQVRIYNWFDYIGPDTLKGFQGETGIKPQYDVYDSNEVLEAKLLSGHSGYDVVVPSDSFLPNYLKAGVFQPLDKSKLPNWKNLNPALLKVLESKDPGNQYVMPYMWGTNGIAYNVDKVKAVLGDNAPVDSWDLVFKPENLAKLKSCGVAFLDSPTEVIPQVLHYLGLSPNSRNPDDYKKAEELLARLRPNITYFSSSKFVTDLANGDVCVALAWSGGAMQAANRAKEAGNGIHIEYRIPKEGAAAWFDVLAIPKDSKNVEQAHAFLNYLLRPEVVAPISDYVAYANPNQAADVLISKDLHDNPNVYPPADVQAKLYSVEMLPPKLERIRTRTWTQVKSGK
- a CDS encoding DMT family transporter, with product MNSHSNIVERKGADAFAIQVMTGLCVIWGIQQVVVKLAAPDIAPIMQAFGRNLVAAVVVGLLMCWRGGWEGFLRQGTLKGGLLAGVLFAAEFFFIAQGLVYTSASHMAVFIYTAPIFSALALHFLLPSERLRPLQWLGIGVCFAGIALCFGGGFDLASMDSRMLLGDAFGVLAGFSWGMTTVAVRTTRLSEAKPILTLFYQLLIAALLLPFAALALGKTGDVSFTAIGVGSVLFQGLVVSFFSYFTWFWLLRRYLASNLAVFSFMTPMFGIAFGVLILGEPLTLNFVAGAVLVLAGITLVSSEQWIRRMLRR
- a CDS encoding PA1414 family protein, which codes for MKVWLQSVAWKLGVALGLIEPPRLQPIPIRSDEQRRLMEQRRRY
- a CDS encoding MBL fold metallo-hydrolase, producing MKIVTRDRWFEVRHCYDGVSLIHEPYVRPFYRCNMWHIQGRERDVLVDSGSGLVSLREQLPWLTDRPLLAVASHTHFDHIAGHHEFDERLVHPAEADILARPDGERTLATAFVGDEMFDAHPDCPLCYAEYRVKAAPATRTIEEGDVLDLGDRTLQVLHTPGHSPGGISLWEEKTQTLFSGDIIYDGPLIEDAYHSNLDDYATSLARLRALPVRTVHGGHFPSFSGERLKTMIDDWFKAHE
- a CDS encoding 5-guanidino-2-oxopentanoate decarboxylase — translated: MTTCGEFLVKQLEAWGVDTVFGIPGVHTVELYRGLPHSGIRHITPRHEQGAGFMADGYARVTGKPGTCFIITGPGMTNILTAMGQAYADSIPMLVISSVNERSRLAHGNGYLHELPNQRAMVAGVSAFSHTLMSVEELPAVLARAFAVFDSERPRPVHIELPLDIITAPADHLQVLPRVQLARPAPARSPLHEAAAKLAKAQKPLLLLGGGCVAAQAEARALAIALDAPTAQTINAKGLLQPDHPLLVGSNQSLVPVRELALEADVVLAIGTELGETDYDVVFDGNFKIGGELIRIDIDPQQLMRNFAPSIAIQADARTAMRALLELLPAREADAASPGAQRAAKVRAQLAEDFSGWAHYRTLFDTILDVLPDARFVGDSTQTVYSGNHLVELDGGRRWFNASTGYGTLGYGLPAAIGAKLGEPGRPVISLMGDGGLQFTMTELASAVEAKVGIIVLLWNNYGYGEIKRYMERRDITPLGVDIYTPDFLAIARGFGCAAERARDHAHLQELLRTAPSDRPLIVEVMEAAPFAP